The Geotalea uraniireducens Rf4 genome window below encodes:
- the lnt gene encoding apolipoprotein N-acyltransferase, giving the protein MDYSRFKMPDFNAIPRRDYLLAVTSGILLALSFPKPGIAIFAWLAFVPLFLALGKKSPRKAFRLGFACGLTAYGGILYWINIVMTTYGKLPFLVSFCLYLLLAAYLAFYIGIIAYLVRRGEERGISPLFSFPFLWVGFELIRAVILTGFPWASLGHSQYRTLPLIQIADVTGVYGLSFLLAMANVVLYRIVKGVVRKKQAAYPTKSASALFILMALTLGYGFYRLNSVDHGEPVKVVLVQGNIPQDVKWDPAFQEATVGIYEKLSRKACTTGGNLVIWPESALPFYFQSEEKYAARVKALASELKSCLVVGSPAYEKDGERIRYLNSAFLLAPSGDVIGRSDKMHLVPFGEYVPLQKLLPFVNKLVAGIGEFSSGTKITPLNTGKGEIGVLVCFEGIFPELARAYVRAGSRLLVNITNDAWFGKSSAPYQHLSMTVFRAVENRVPLVRAANTGISSIIDSKGHIRGMTPLFEEAFLTGEVRYGEGNTIYNRYGDFFAGFCLLISVGIVVQIFRKNGKREKD; this is encoded by the coding sequence GTGGATTATAGCAGATTCAAAATGCCCGATTTCAACGCCATTCCCCGACGGGATTATCTGCTGGCGGTCACCTCCGGTATCCTGTTGGCCTTGTCGTTTCCCAAGCCCGGCATTGCCATCTTCGCCTGGCTGGCTTTTGTTCCGCTTTTCCTGGCCCTGGGCAAAAAAAGTCCGCGCAAGGCCTTCCGTCTCGGGTTTGCCTGCGGCCTGACCGCCTACGGGGGGATTCTCTACTGGATCAACATCGTCATGACCACCTACGGAAAACTCCCTTTCCTGGTCAGTTTCTGCCTTTATCTGTTACTTGCGGCCTACCTTGCCTTTTACATCGGCATCATCGCCTACCTCGTCCGGCGAGGTGAGGAAAGGGGCATTTCACCGCTCTTTTCCTTTCCTTTTCTCTGGGTCGGGTTCGAATTGATCCGGGCCGTTATCCTAACCGGTTTTCCCTGGGCGAGCCTCGGCCATTCCCAGTACAGGACCCTGCCGCTTATTCAGATCGCTGATGTTACCGGTGTCTATGGCCTCAGTTTTCTCCTCGCCATGGCAAACGTCGTTCTCTATCGGATCGTCAAAGGGGTTGTCAGGAAGAAGCAGGCCGCCTATCCGACGAAAAGTGCGTCTGCGCTTTTCATACTTATGGCGCTGACCCTTGGCTACGGTTTTTACCGGCTGAACAGCGTCGACCATGGCGAGCCGGTCAAGGTCGTGCTCGTGCAGGGAAACATACCCCAGGACGTGAAGTGGGATCCAGCTTTTCAGGAGGCAACGGTCGGTATTTACGAGAAGCTTTCCCGTAAGGCGTGCACAACCGGCGGTAATCTCGTCATCTGGCCTGAGAGCGCCTTGCCGTTTTACTTCCAGAGCGAGGAGAAGTATGCGGCGCGGGTGAAGGCTTTGGCTTCCGAACTGAAGAGTTGTCTCGTTGTCGGCAGCCCGGCTTACGAGAAGGATGGGGAGAGAATCAGATACCTGAATAGTGCCTTTCTCCTGGCGCCGAGCGGAGATGTTATCGGTCGCAGCGACAAGATGCACCTGGTCCCCTTTGGAGAATACGTGCCGCTGCAGAAGCTCCTTCCCTTTGTCAACAAACTGGTGGCCGGTATCGGTGAATTTTCTTCGGGGACAAAGATTACACCGCTCAACACCGGTAAGGGGGAGATCGGCGTCCTGGTCTGCTTTGAGGGGATCTTCCCCGAATTGGCCAGGGCGTATGTCCGGGCCGGGAGCCGCTTGCTCGTCAACATCACCAACGACGCCTGGTTCGGTAAATCGTCGGCGCCGTATCAGCACCTTTCCATGACCGTATTCCGTGCCGTGGAGAACCGTGTTCCCTTGGTGCGTGCTGCCAATACCGGCATTTCATCGATAATCGACAGCAAAGGGCATATCCGCGGCATGACGCCGCTGTTTGAGGAAGCGTTCCTCACCGGCGAGGTACGCTACGGTGAGGGTAATACCATTTACAACCGCTATGGCGATTTCTTTGCCGGGTTCTGCTTGTTAATATCGGTGGGCATCGTCGTGCAGATATTCAGAAAGAACGGAAAGCGTGAAAAAGATTAA
- a CDS encoding hemolysin family protein, with protein MEGENGKKSPSLLDIISRFLSGRKRVTEEEIQELMDAGEEEGLINEEENQMIRSIFALGDTVVREIMVPRTDMACVSVDAGVKNVLNAIIACGHSRIPVYDGTVDNIIGLIYAKDLLKYWGMDASAIVLRKIVRAPYFIPESKNLEELLHEFKKKRVHIAIVIDEYGGTSGLVTIEDLLEQIVGDIQDEYDLEEDWLVIEPDGSVIVDARLPIEELEEHFDIEVEREKFDTVGGLIFHLIGRIPATGDEVDNGSIHMTVLGADERRISKVRIVRKSATVEEMEG; from the coding sequence TTGGAAGGGGAGAATGGCAAGAAAAGTCCAAGTCTGCTTGACATTATAAGCCGATTTCTCTCGGGTCGCAAGCGTGTGACCGAGGAGGAAATCCAGGAGTTGATGGACGCCGGCGAGGAAGAGGGGCTGATCAACGAAGAAGAGAACCAGATGATCCGTTCCATCTTTGCCCTGGGTGATACCGTGGTCCGAGAGATCATGGTGCCCCGCACCGACATGGCTTGCGTAAGCGTTGATGCCGGAGTGAAAAATGTGCTCAATGCGATCATTGCCTGCGGTCATTCGCGCATTCCGGTTTACGATGGAACCGTCGATAATATCATCGGTCTTATCTACGCGAAAGACCTGTTGAAATACTGGGGGATGGATGCTTCGGCCATCGTCCTGAGGAAGATCGTCCGTGCGCCTTACTTCATCCCCGAAAGCAAGAACCTGGAGGAACTCCTCCACGAATTCAAGAAAAAACGGGTGCACATCGCCATTGTCATCGATGAGTACGGCGGCACGTCCGGCCTGGTGACCATTGAAGACCTGCTGGAGCAGATCGTCGGTGATATTCAGGATGAATACGACCTGGAAGAGGATTGGCTGGTAATAGAGCCCGATGGCTCGGTTATTGTCGATGCACGGCTGCCGATTGAAGAGCTGGAAGAACATTTCGACATCGAGGTGGAGAGGGAAAAGTTCGATACGGTGGGGGGGCTGATATTCCATCTCATAGGTCGGATTCCCGCAACAGGCGATGAGGTTGACAACGGCTCCATCCACATGACCGTTCTTGGCGCAGATGAACGGCGCATCAGCAAGGTGAGAATCGTCAGAAAGAGTGCAACGGTTGAGGAGATGGAAGGTTAG
- a CDS encoding NlpC/P60 family protein translates to MIYRVLFLIVFWVTVVLTATGCAAPSAGISRVGFAIQVGAFSEVKNAERLSNKLQQKGIEAFYFKKDNGVYAVRFGDFESKEKARKAAQRLVADRMIGSYFIAPPQKIAVKKSSELAWEKAPEPSLKKLSPVVPKKKVEQPGGEAGPTSGGKGHGDMGVIAARTAERFVGIPYRWGGDTVVDGMDCSGFVRAVYNLCGVNIPRTSREQFRVGENVGKTDLQDGDLVFFGASGDEINHVGIYVGNGRFVHAPRRGDDIKVSTLDENYFAKKFIGAKRYF, encoded by the coding sequence ATGATTTATCGAGTGTTGTTTCTGATTGTTTTCTGGGTCACGGTCGTATTGACCGCCACCGGTTGTGCTGCACCTTCTGCCGGCATCAGCAGGGTCGGCTTCGCCATCCAGGTTGGCGCTTTTTCCGAGGTGAAGAACGCCGAACGTCTCAGCAACAAGTTGCAGCAAAAGGGTATCGAGGCTTTTTATTTTAAGAAGGACAATGGCGTCTATGCCGTACGCTTCGGTGATTTCGAAAGCAAGGAAAAGGCGAGGAAGGCGGCGCAGCGGCTCGTTGCCGATAGGATGATCGGCTCCTATTTCATCGCCCCGCCGCAGAAGATAGCTGTGAAGAAAAGCAGCGAGCTGGCCTGGGAAAAGGCGCCGGAGCCATCCCTGAAAAAACTTTCTCCTGTGGTCCCGAAAAAAAAGGTTGAGCAACCTGGTGGTGAAGCCGGGCCGACAAGTGGCGGCAAAGGTCACGGCGACATGGGGGTAATTGCTGCACGCACCGCCGAACGCTTTGTCGGCATTCCCTATCGTTGGGGTGGTGACACTGTGGTGGACGGCATGGATTGCAGCGGTTTTGTCCGGGCGGTTTACAACCTGTGCGGTGTGAATATCCCGCGTACCTCCCGCGAGCAGTTCAGGGTTGGAGAGAATGTTGGAAAGACGGACCTCCAGGACGGTGACCTGGTCTTTTTCGGCGCCTCCGGCGACGAGATAAACCATGTGGGGATCTATGTGGGGAATGGCCGCTTCGTCCACGCTCCGCGCCGGGGTGACGACATCAAGGTCTCCACTCTTGATGAAAACTATTTTGCAAAAAAATTCATTGGTGCGAAGAGATATTTCTAA
- the prfB gene encoding peptide chain release factor 2 (programmed frameshift), producing MFREEVARVEAMAERINKLRGSLDIDSLREDIQELESKIADPGFWDDNDTAQKVLKERTVMEKTLSAWDRFNRQVDDIRVLIELGSEAEDEATLAEVHGLNDELEKGVSHAEFQKMLSGPHDASSCFVSINSGAGGTESQDWAEMLLRMYLRYCERKGWKTEITDYQAGDEAGVKGVTFSVSGEYGYGYLKAEAGIHRLVRISPFDSNARRHTSFASVFVFPEIEDDIEVKVNEADLRVDTFRSSGAGGQHVNTTDSAIRITHIPSGIVVACQTERSQHMNKATAMRVLRAKLYERELQERESQAAEIGGEKKEIGWGSQIRSYVLHPYKMVKDLRTGVESGNPDAVLDGDLEEFIVAFLMGVRREVKDV from the exons ATGTTCAGAGAAGAAGTGGCAAGAGTCGAGGCAATGGCGGAGCGGATCAACAAGTTACGGGGGTCTCTT GACATAGATAGCCTGAGGGAGGATATCCAGGAGCTGGAATCGAAAATCGCCGACCCCGGTTTCTGGGATGATAATGATACTGCCCAGAAGGTGCTCAAAGAGCGCACCGTCATGGAAAAGACCCTGTCCGCCTGGGATCGGTTCAACCGGCAGGTGGATGATATCCGTGTGCTCATCGAGCTTGGCAGCGAAGCCGAGGACGAGGCGACCCTGGCAGAGGTGCATGGACTGAATGATGAGCTGGAGAAAGGGGTCTCTCATGCCGAGTTCCAGAAGATGCTTTCCGGTCCCCATGACGCCAGCTCCTGTTTCGTCTCCATAAACTCCGGGGCAGGGGGCACCGAGTCCCAGGATTGGGCCGAGATGCTGCTGCGCATGTATCTCCGCTATTGTGAACGCAAAGGATGGAAGACGGAGATAACCGATTACCAGGCGGGCGACGAGGCCGGGGTGAAGGGGGTGACCTTTTCCGTCAGCGGCGAGTACGGTTACGGCTATCTCAAGGCTGAAGCGGGTATTCACCGTCTGGTGCGTATTTCACCTTTTGACAGCAATGCCCGCCGCCACACGTCGTTTGCCTCGGTTTTCGTCTTCCCGGAGATTGAGGACGATATCGAGGTAAAGGTCAACGAGGCCGATCTGCGTGTCGACACCTTCCGTTCCAGCGGCGCAGGGGGGCAGCACGTCAATACCACCGACTCTGCCATCAGAATTACCCATATTCCGAGCGGGATTGTCGTTGCCTGTCAGACCGAGCGGAGCCAGCACATGAACAAGGCTACCGCCATGCGGGTTCTTCGCGCCAAGCTCTACGAGCGGGAACTTCAGGAGCGTGAATCCCAGGCTGCGGAGATTGGCGGCGAGAAGAAGGAGATCGGATGGGGCAGCCAGATCCGCTCCTACGTGCTCCATCCGTACAAGATGGTGAAGGACCTGCGCACCGGCGTGGAGAGCGGCAACCCGGACGCAGTCCTGGACGGGGACCTGGAAGAGTTCATCGTCGCCTTTCTCATGGGGGTCCGTCGGGAAGTCAAGGACGTATAA
- a CDS encoding diacylglycerol kinase gives MKPTRFIDSANCAIEGILYTARTQKHMRNHFLAALVLLIATLFLRVSALEFILLALSVSFVLFAELMNTAVEVVVDLVSPGYHPLARIAKDTAAGAVLVAAIGTAVMGYLILSRYIFPIYKEVLGMIGTPTEMGTLVSILMVVIVVIILKARSGKGTPLQGGLPSGHAAVAFSIATSVSLNTQDPMISLLTIALAIMVSHSRLLLNIHSMREVVFGALTGTGITLAMLLLFRFAG, from the coding sequence TTGAAACCGACGCGCTTTATAGATTCGGCCAACTGTGCCATTGAAGGGATACTCTATACGGCCAGGACCCAGAAGCACATGCGCAACCATTTTCTGGCGGCGCTGGTCCTGTTGATCGCCACCCTGTTTCTGCGGGTTTCCGCCCTGGAGTTTATTCTACTGGCCTTGTCGGTCTCTTTCGTTCTCTTTGCCGAGCTGATGAACACCGCCGTCGAGGTGGTGGTTGATCTGGTTTCTCCCGGTTATCACCCCCTGGCCAGGATTGCCAAGGATACCGCTGCCGGTGCAGTGCTGGTGGCTGCCATCGGCACCGCGGTCATGGGCTACCTGATACTTTCCCGATACATTTTCCCTATTTACAAGGAGGTGCTCGGCATGATAGGAACGCCTACGGAGATGGGGACCCTGGTCTCGATACTGATGGTGGTGATTGTCGTGATCATTCTGAAGGCAAGAAGCGGCAAGGGAACTCCTCTTCAGGGAGGGCTTCCCAGCGGACATGCAGCGGTGGCCTTCTCCATTGCCACATCGGTTTCGTTGAACACCCAGGATCCGATGATTTCCCTGTTGACCATTGCCCTGGCAATTATGGTCAGCCATTCCCGTCTTCTTCTTAATATCCACTCCATGCGCGAAGTGGTGTTCGGGGCATTGACGGGGACCGGCATAACCTTGGCAATGCTGCTGCTTTTCAGGTTCGCCGGTTGA
- the ybeY gene encoding rRNA maturation RNase YbeY, with product MECPDSELSLTIVGDRSIRRLNRDYLERDKPTNVISFAMQEGLFGELNPEVLGDVIISADTAAREAEEGGMPFFARLSFLLLHGILHITGYDHERSGESEARRMEAKAREIFGLLEREGLV from the coding sequence TTGGAATGTCCTGACAGCGAATTGTCCCTCACCATTGTCGGCGACCGGAGCATCCGCCGCCTGAACAGGGACTACCTGGAACGGGACAAGCCGACCAATGTCATTTCGTTTGCCATGCAGGAAGGGCTTTTCGGCGAGCTGAACCCGGAAGTGCTGGGTGATGTGATCATCTCGGCCGACACCGCAGCCCGCGAGGCTGAAGAGGGTGGAATGCCCTTTTTTGCCCGACTTTCTTTCCTGTTGTTGCACGGTATCCTCCACATAACCGGATACGACCATGAACGTAGCGGCGAGTCCGAGGCGAGGCGGATGGAGGCAAAGGCGCGGGAGATTTTCGGACTGTTGGAACGGGAAGGGCTTGTGTAA
- a CDS encoding helix-turn-helix domain-containing protein, producing MEEELRKQAVQRHLAGESPKAVYTSLDRSKKWFFKWLNRYQSGATDWYKEHSRAPLKRPSELSIVDKEIIVSTRNRLDSSPFAQIGVSAIKWELHKLGLPFRSDSTINRTLKREGLVKKNEIFPQRGRVPVLYRSPVLQQHPSDGSCWPPLHQE from the coding sequence ATGGAAGAAGAACTCAGGAAACAAGCAGTCCAGCGCCATCTTGCAGGCGAATCACCCAAGGCAGTCTATACAAGCCTTGATCGCTCCAAGAAGTGGTTTTTTAAGTGGTTGAACCGGTATCAATCTGGCGCGACTGACTGGTACAAGGAACACTCAAGAGCGCCACTTAAAAGACCGTCTGAACTCAGCATCGTAGATAAGGAGATTATTGTCTCCACCAGAAACCGCCTGGACTCGTCACCATTTGCACAGATTGGCGTTTCCGCTATCAAGTGGGAGCTGCATAAGCTGGGGTTACCGTTTCGCTCTGACAGCACCATTAACCGGACCCTGAAGCGGGAAGGACTCGTTAAAAAAAACGAGATATTCCCCCAAAGGGGTCGAGTACCCGTACTTTACCGAAGCCCTGTGCTGCAACAACATCCATCAGATGGATCTTGTTGGCCCCCGCTACATCAAGAGTGA
- a CDS encoding HD family phosphohydrolase, producing MPTESGDNEKQIKGSLVLLGETCLDSLLERFSGAKHEKRNRFILLFFTAFFLTLLIIPSSQFNVVKYKAGDIATSDIRATQDYLLEDRPLTEKKRSEAGNAAPFVYNFNAGAPLDVTRRFEKSMALVREAREGDKEMSGDTLLRNLDGALQLDLSAAEAATLARIKSDQVLLAEISRVTAALYRQKVVADKKGFTADRNHGLLVTDLETKREVAAGDYSLYVDLVDGRKALAGMKIAIGASPRDVEVIKGVLSRMIAPSLTFDREATDQLRHEAKAAVRPVLFQLKRGEMIVRVGERITQEQAMKLENIFESRGINRFFMGVGILGLVLVLFYFPYRFARKNIRKFDPSNKDILLLTLLTIGNFLLLKITFAVSTAMGGLFPFIDTADYYYLFPFAASAIIVRIIINSEVALVYCAICAPLLGMMFNNSLQVVVYALLGGIVGAHGVRQCKERGAIYTAGLKVSVVNVAMAVSFQFFSDNAFTMQTVYCVVFALVGGIINAAYATGAIPLIETLFHYTTDIKLLELANLNTPILRELMIRAPGTYHHSVVVGNLVEAGAEAINANPLLARVAAYYHDVGKISKPLYFIENVGGGENRHDKLSPSMSALILISHVKEGAELARENRLGQPIIDIIRQSHGTSLITFFYQKAKSLVISDAQGVEEKDFRYPGPKPQTREAGLVLLADCVEAASRTLTDPTPARIQGMVQKIINNIFIDGQLDECELTLKNLHEIAKSFNRILAGIYHHRIDYPEPVFKDKGSGGKKNLENSYSEPAKTLADRGEETKKSGGEDLKRLGMS from the coding sequence ATGCCCACTGAAAGCGGCGATAACGAAAAACAAATTAAAGGTTCGCTTGTATTGCTTGGCGAAACCTGCCTGGACTCATTACTGGAGAGGTTTTCCGGTGCGAAGCACGAAAAACGGAACCGCTTCATTCTCCTCTTTTTTACCGCATTTTTCCTTACCCTACTGATTATTCCCAGCAGTCAGTTCAACGTTGTTAAATATAAGGCCGGCGATATCGCAACGTCGGATATCAGGGCCACCCAGGACTATCTTCTGGAGGACCGCCCCCTTACCGAGAAGAAGCGTTCCGAGGCCGGTAATGCTGCTCCCTTCGTCTATAATTTTAATGCCGGTGCCCCGCTAGACGTTACCCGGCGTTTCGAGAAGTCAATGGCCCTGGTCCGCGAGGCGCGGGAGGGTGACAAAGAAATGTCCGGCGATACTCTCCTGCGGAATCTCGACGGCGCTTTGCAGTTGGACCTTTCTGCCGCCGAGGCGGCAACCCTCGCCAGGATAAAGTCGGACCAGGTGCTGTTGGCCGAGATAAGCCGTGTCACCGCGGCCCTTTACCGGCAGAAGGTAGTCGCCGATAAAAAGGGGTTTACTGCCGACCGGAACCACGGTCTACTCGTTACCGACCTGGAAACAAAACGTGAGGTTGCTGCCGGCGATTACTCCCTCTATGTGGATCTGGTTGATGGACGGAAGGCCCTTGCCGGGATGAAGATCGCCATTGGCGCTTCCCCCCGCGATGTGGAGGTCATAAAGGGGGTGCTGTCCAGGATGATAGCCCCCAGTCTTACCTTCGACCGTGAGGCGACTGATCAATTGAGGCATGAAGCGAAAGCTGCCGTGCGTCCCGTCCTGTTCCAGTTGAAGAGGGGGGAGATGATTGTCCGGGTGGGCGAGCGGATTACCCAGGAACAGGCGATGAAGCTGGAGAATATCTTCGAGTCCCGTGGCATTAACCGGTTCTTCATGGGGGTCGGCATACTGGGGCTGGTGCTGGTGCTTTTCTACTTTCCGTACCGTTTCGCCCGCAAGAACATCCGCAAGTTCGACCCTTCCAATAAGGACATACTGCTCCTTACCTTGCTGACCATAGGCAACTTTCTGTTACTGAAGATAACATTTGCCGTATCTACTGCGATGGGGGGGCTCTTCCCCTTTATTGACACCGCCGACTATTACTACCTTTTTCCTTTTGCAGCCAGTGCCATCATCGTGCGCATTATTATCAATTCCGAGGTGGCCCTCGTTTATTGCGCCATTTGCGCGCCGCTCCTGGGGATGATGTTCAACAACAGCCTTCAGGTGGTCGTTTACGCCCTCCTGGGGGGAATCGTCGGGGCACACGGCGTTCGTCAGTGCAAGGAGAGAGGGGCCATTTATACGGCCGGCTTGAAGGTGAGCGTGGTGAATGTTGCCATGGCGGTTTCTTTCCAGTTTTTCAGTGACAATGCCTTTACCATGCAGACCGTTTACTGCGTGGTTTTTGCCTTGGTCGGGGGTATTATCAACGCTGCCTATGCCACCGGCGCCATTCCCCTGATCGAGACCCTGTTCCACTATACCACCGACATCAAGCTGCTGGAACTGGCCAACCTCAATACTCCCATTCTCAGGGAGCTCATGATCCGTGCACCCGGTACTTACCATCACAGCGTGGTGGTGGGAAATCTGGTTGAGGCCGGTGCCGAGGCGATCAATGCCAATCCCCTTCTGGCAAGGGTAGCTGCCTACTATCACGATGTGGGGAAGATCAGCAAGCCCCTCTACTTCATCGAAAACGTCGGAGGTGGTGAAAACCGCCACGACAAGCTTTCTCCGAGCATGAGTGCCCTGATCCTCATCTCCCATGTCAAGGAAGGGGCGGAACTGGCCAGGGAGAACCGCCTTGGCCAGCCGATCATAGATATTATCCGTCAGTCCCACGGTACGTCGCTCATCACCTTTTTTTATCAGAAAGCCAAGAGCCTTGTGATCTCGGATGCGCAGGGGGTGGAAGAGAAGGATTTCCGCTATCCCGGCCCCAAGCCGCAGACCCGTGAAGCGGGACTGGTCCTTTTAGCCGACTGTGTCGAGGCAGCCTCCAGGACCTTGACTGATCCGACCCCCGCTCGCATCCAGGGGATGGTGCAGAAGATCATCAACAACATCTTCATCGACGGCCAACTGGATGAGTGCGAGCTGACCCTGAAAAATCTCCATGAAATTGCCAAGAGCTTTAACCGGATACTTGCCGGCATCTATCATCACCGTATAGATTACCCCGAACCGGTTTTCAAAGACAAGGGTAGCGGAGGAAAGAAAAACCTTGAAAATAGCTATAGCGAACCGGCAAAGACGCTGGCCGATCGAGGCGAAGAAACTAAGAAAAGTGGCGGAGAAGATCTTAAGCGCCTTGGAATGTCCTGA
- a CDS encoding DUF1015 domain-containing protein encodes MAFIKPFKALRPKNDLAEKVAALPYDVMSTEEAVQMAAGNPYSFLHISRPEIDLPAAVDIHSEPVYVQGRANLARFMGEGILTQGERECYYVYRQKMGGITQTGLVVCAGVDDYQGGTIKKHELTRADKEEDRVKHIDYLDANDEPVFYTYKNDPTITALIAETTTGAPVYDFTTDDGVSHTLWLVAEQERIEQLTSRFAAIPTLYVADGHHRSAAASRVRDLRKAQNPAHTGNEEYNYFLTVIFPDNEMNIMPYNRVVKDLNGLSITEFMARVGEKFDISPLSAPLKPERRHQFGMYLGGKWYELLAKEGSFLESDAVARLDVSILQDNLLSPILGVRNPRTDQRIHFVGGIRGLDELVRMVNSGEHEVAFALYPTSIKELMELADADKIMPPKSTWFEPKLRSGLFVHLLK; translated from the coding sequence ATGGCGTTTATTAAACCATTTAAAGCTCTTCGGCCGAAAAACGATCTGGCGGAGAAGGTGGCAGCTTTACCCTATGATGTGATGAGCACTGAGGAAGCCGTGCAGATGGCGGCCGGGAACCCTTACAGCTTCCTTCATATTTCCCGGCCTGAAATCGACCTTCCGGCCGCCGTAGATATTCATTCCGAACCGGTCTACGTCCAGGGGCGGGCAAATCTGGCTCGGTTCATGGGTGAAGGAATTCTGACTCAGGGTGAGAGGGAGTGCTACTATGTCTATCGTCAGAAAATGGGAGGCATAACTCAGACCGGCCTGGTGGTCTGCGCCGGTGTTGATGATTACCAGGGGGGCACCATAAAAAAACACGAGCTTACCCGCGCCGACAAGGAAGAGGACCGGGTAAAGCATATCGATTACCTGGACGCCAATGACGAGCCGGTCTTTTATACCTATAAGAATGACCCGACCATTACCGCCCTTATTGCGGAAACAACCACCGGCGCTCCGGTGTATGACTTCACCACTGATGACGGGGTTTCCCACACCCTCTGGCTGGTTGCGGAACAGGAGAGAATAGAGCAGCTTACCAGCCGTTTTGCCGCGATACCGACCCTTTACGTGGCGGACGGCCACCACCGCAGCGCAGCAGCGAGCAGGGTGAGGGACCTGAGGAAGGCGCAGAACCCGGCCCATACCGGCAACGAGGAGTACAATTATTTCCTCACGGTTATTTTTCCTGACAATGAAATGAACATCATGCCTTACAACCGTGTGGTAAAAGACCTCAATGGCCTGAGCATCACCGAGTTCATGGCCCGGGTGGGGGAAAAATTCGACATCAGCCCTTTGAGCGCCCCACTGAAGCCTGAGCGCCGCCATCAGTTCGGCATGTATCTGGGTGGCAAGTGGTATGAATTGCTGGCGAAAGAAGGATCCTTCCTGGAGAGCGATGCCGTTGCCCGGCTCGATGTCTCCATTTTACAGGATAACCTCCTCAGCCCGATCCTGGGGGTGCGCAATCCGCGCACTGACCAGCGTATCCATTTTGTCGGCGGCATACGCGGGCTGGACGAGCTGGTGCGAATGGTGAACAGCGGCGAGCACGAAGTGGCGTTCGCCCTTTATCCCACCTCCATAAAAGAGTTGATGGAATTGGCCGATGCGGATAAGATCATGCCTCCCAAGTCCACCTGGTTCGAGCCAAAGCTCCGCAGCGGCTTGTTTGTCCATTTGTTGAAGTGA
- a CDS encoding integrase core domain-containing protein produces MNVIDLYSHRVFIESNRTKEDDNIAQGLLRCWKSMGLPDFLQMDNELSFRGSNRYPRSLGLVLRLCLYFGVHPVFIPVAEPWRDGVIESFNDTYDKKFFRRQWFTSYSMLKRQSKNFQQFHNKNHRYSYLKGKTPLEVIEADKFKPLTLGPNTRMPKLDFLPDGTISLIRFIRSDRTLNIFGEKFEVSKDLVYSYVRAMIVTEIHTLQVYLGEDFVQSFEYRMPTEFSS; encoded by the coding sequence ATGAATGTGATTGATCTGTACAGCCATCGGGTCTTCATCGAATCAAATCGCACCAAGGAGGATGACAACATTGCACAGGGTTTGCTGCGCTGCTGGAAGTCAATGGGGCTTCCCGACTTCCTGCAAATGGACAATGAACTCAGTTTCCGTGGCAGTAACCGCTATCCGAGGTCACTTGGTCTGGTGCTGCGACTATGTCTCTACTTCGGCGTTCATCCTGTTTTTATCCCTGTTGCGGAACCGTGGCGCGATGGCGTAATAGAGAGCTTCAACGATACCTATGACAAAAAGTTTTTTCGCCGCCAGTGGTTCACAAGCTATTCCATGCTCAAGCGGCAAAGCAAGAATTTCCAGCAGTTTCACAACAAGAATCACCGTTACAGCTATCTCAAGGGGAAAACGCCACTGGAGGTTATTGAAGCTGACAAATTCAAGCCCTTGACGCTGGGGCCAAATACCAGGATGCCAAAACTTGATTTTCTCCCGGACGGCACCATTTCGCTCATTAGATTTATCAGGAGCGATAGAACACTTAACATCTTTGGCGAAAAATTTGAGGTTTCAAAAGACCTCGTCTATTCATATGTGCGAGCCATGATCGTAACGGAAATTCACACGCTGCAAGTGTACCTGGGTGAAGACTTTGTTCAAAGCTTTGAGTACAGAATGCCTACAGAGTTCAGCTCATGA
- a CDS encoding FKBP-type peptidyl-prolyl cis-trans isomerase produces the protein MRNVERLIVLLLLLVAIAIPACAQKETKAVAEKKGEPAAAANTVKTPSGLAYVDLVPGSGASPVSGKQVKVHYTGWLENGTKFDSSVDRGEPFVFTIGAGQVIPGWDEGVMSMKVGGKRKLIIPSQLGYGAAGAGGEIPPNATLIFEVELLDVAK, from the coding sequence ATGCGTAACGTGGAAAGACTGATAGTATTGTTGTTGTTGCTGGTGGCGATTGCCATCCCTGCCTGTGCGCAGAAGGAAACCAAGGCTGTCGCGGAGAAAAAGGGAGAGCCCGCCGCTGCCGCCAATACGGTGAAAACCCCTTCAGGCCTTGCCTATGTGGATCTAGTCCCGGGTAGCGGTGCGTCTCCGGTTTCTGGTAAGCAGGTGAAGGTGCACTACACCGGTTGGCTGGAGAACGGCACCAAGTTTGACAGTTCGGTCGATCGTGGCGAGCCGTTTGTCTTTACCATCGGCGCAGGCCAGGTCATTCCCGGTTGGGACGAAGGTGTCATGTCCATGAAGGTCGGCGGCAAGCGCAAGCTGATCATCCCTTCGCAGCTTGGTTATGGGGCGGCCGGGGCGGGCGGGGAGATTCCCCCCAATGCAACCCTGATTTTCGAGGTTGAGCTGCTGGACGTGGCGAAGTAA